The nucleotide window AATATCAACATAATAAAACAAGGTTTAGGCATCTGCACTACAGTGCAGTGGGTTTGAGGCGTGACTATTACAGGTACATTCCAAAATAATGTAATTGTTTTGTGATTTAGAACTTACCATGATTGACAGCTAACACTTTCCGACTGTTCATTTTGACAAAGTTTCCAAGTGGGAGCTGTGCATGACCAATTCCCTGCTCTATAGCTTTTCTGTAAGTAATTCCCTGGGGAAAAGACACCAAAACAAGTGGATTGAGAATTATTGTTTCAGATGAGCCCATACAGATTCACTACAAGTATAATTTCCTGGCAAGAGTTTTGCCTGTGCTGCCACGGTGTTGCTTTAGAAGTTGGTTACAAAAAGAAACTTAACTGGATTGGACAGCACCTTCCTCAAGGGCTACCACCACTGGAAAACTCATTACTTTATATGTATTTCACATTGTGACCTGTGGTCAAAAGGATTGTAAATGAAACTTGttcatgcagctgcagctctagAACCATCAGCTGTTGGCTGTTTTAAAGGCAAGCTTATGTTAAAGTACAAAGATATTCAGGTTGTAGTcactcagtattttttttcaaaggaagagTAAAGAATAAGAAAACTCTGGAACACAAGCCACTGCTACCACCACAAgtgtttttcacatttcttcaaCATTTTTTTGAATTCTTTTTTGAAGAAGATTTCTCATTATTAATTATGTTAGTTTACACATGAACAGCAATAATGTCAAATAAGGtgccaaaaaaaaagctgcaaaggAACAGACCCACAGCTTACCTTGTGGTGATTATGATCCACCAGTCCTCCAATCACATAGGCTTTCTTCTCATCAAGCTCGCTGAGAACATCTGGGGAATCTGAGGTAAGATATACTAGGTCTTCTTTCTTTATCAGCTCACTATAGTGCTCTGTTCTAATTTGGATATCCTCAAAAAAAGGTGATTAAAAGAAGTTACATTCAACTGATGAATTGCTGGCCAAGCTTTACAGACCCAAGATGGGACTGGCAAAATAAATCCAACAGTATGTGGTCATTCCACATTCCTCCTTCGCGTTCAAATACCTAGCACAGTGCAGATTGATTTTCTCTGTAAACAATCCAGTCCCTAGAGCACCGATTTGTAAAAATCAACATGAAATTTTCTGAAACCCAGAAGAACTTTACAAGTCCTTAAGTTCTTGTGATTCCCTTCAAACGTTGCCATGTTTCTCCTATGGATCCAAGTAGTTTTCAAGCCCATTAAAGAACTGAACCCAGAAGCAAACGTTTAGTTAACATTAATTGTTCAGTAAGAGAAGTTTATGCTAAGCTCTCATGGAGAAGCTATTGCACAAGAACTGCTGGAAACAGGACTGCTTTTATTTGTTCTAAgtgctcctcctctgcagctgttgGAATAGTGGCTTAACAGGGAGTCACAGGGAAAACCAACAAGAGCTTGACCACAGGAGAAGTGACTTCTCTCCAGAACGCTTCAGCGCTGAAAGGAACGTGATGAAAGTGAAAGTGCCCACCAGAGAATCACATCCCAACTGGCAAGTCTTGTTTTGGACATGGATAAAAGAGCACTGCCAAGACAGACAACTGCTGGAACTGCCTAAATCAAGGAGTCCTGCTTAGTCTATCAAGAATggaatttgttaaaaaaaataagtgaaaatgGATTTGTGTGTAGTTTTTCAAGCAAAAATCAAATCTAGATTCAAGAGAAGCAGTCTTTGGCTTATTAAAGTTAAATCAATTGAAAGGACAAAAAGACTACACCTTTTCAAATACGCTATTGCTCACATGTATTACAAAAACCcatgtggaaaaaaagaatgttcTTCACAACTAACAATACAGTTAACAACTACAATCAAGACTTTAACTTTTTACAGAAATACTCAAATATTCACCTTCCAATTCACCCATCCTTTGTCATTTTCGTTCATGTTGGTCTTCAGCTGTCCCCCATGGCTGGTCAAGTAAAACTTCGAACAGAACAAACAAGAGGTACAAAATACAGAAACGTCAATTTGCCACAATCTGTTTCCTCTCTTTCTACCCTTAACTGTTACCTAAAACTCATAATATTTTTTAGATGGAAGTGGGACTAGTACCAAATTCATATAGTTACTGATACGTTTAAAAGACAAATTCAGACTTacaatgactttttaaaaaatctgccaGAGCTAAAACCAAGAGTATCAACAGCCTCTTACTGGCACACCTGGATCTGGCACTTTTCATCTGCATGCACATACTGTTCCATATATAGGTGTATCCTTATAACACATGGGTGTTACAATACAAGTAATTTTCTTATGAAAGAGGcagcttaaatattttcttttcctactaCAGTTCTCATGTTTGGTACTTGGCAACAGTCAGCATTCAGTTTGCTCAAACTCACCTGCACAGGATGAAATGCCTTGCGGTTTTCTGCGTAACATCTCTGAATCTGCTTGTGAAGCTTCTTAACATCCTGTACACAACacagtttgtttttatttaatcctTCACACAGACCATCACAAAATGCTTTATCATGAGCCAGTCTGAAgctaaagagagaaaaaggaagctTTTAACTGGCTAAAGTGACTACTTGGAGAGTATGGGCATCAGATCCTGAGAGGAAAAGCACCCATTGTGAGGGGATTATGCTGACAAGGAGACACACACATCTTCCACACAGGTGTACTTAGACACCTCTATGCATTGTGCTTGATTTACATtattctaggggaaaaaaaatcagagggaTTTAATGAACATACAGAATTAATCTGAGGAATCAAACAGGTTTATCACTGTGACAACACTCAGTCTGTAACCCATGGGAAAATCCTGAGAACATACAATCTATATTTAAGAGAATTAAATATACCTAGTTAATCTGAAGTTCCTTTTACCTTTAACACCATCAGGTCATCAAAGCTGCAGTCCACGATGAGGCGAAGCGTGCTAGGAACAACTTCCCTGCGCATGCACTTTCTGCCATTCCCCTCACTACTGGAATCCAATTTTGACTGACGTTCTAGTTTTCTCTTCTGGCGTTTTTCTTTTCGTTTCTGCCTaagtaaacaaacaaatcaaTCCTCTAAaagtgctgccagcactgctgaggtACTGTGTTGGGCACACAAATGCAGACTTCTAGGGCCAAAGTGGTTGTCCTGTGACTGTGATAGTTTAAACTCAGCCTGTTGCCTGCATTTGTGCCACACTGAGACCAGCACAAAACACATCCCCCACCCCGACTTTGTGAAGTTCTGTAAATACCTACAGACATCTGACACAAATTCAATTTGCTCAATTAACTCAATACTGGGAGTCTCATGGATTTACAGGTCCTCTGAGTCAAGTCTCAGAACTAGCAAAAAAGTAGTTAGTTTACACATGAACAGCAATCACAGTATCAGGATTAGAATGAGGAAGACAATTTACATCCCGTTTCACTGCACAGTTTTTCAACAGGCTTCTGAAGAAATTGGTCCATCCTCCTGTCCTCCTGACAGGAGCAGGCAGTTGGAAGATCAAATTTCAGAGACAGCAACAACCACTGCCTTGGGAAGGAGCAGTCAGTGGGATAAGAATAAACCACCATCAGCACATCTACAGATACACTTTCTCTCAACACATCAAAACAGAAGCTCTATGTAAGTCAGTGTAACTTGTAGCACATCACTTCTTGTCTCAAATGTGGCTGCTTTTATTCAGTGTATTTTTAAGAATCTCAAGtctgccagcaccaggaaaagAGGAACAAGGCCACACATTCTGTCTCCCTTCTGACAAATAACAACATGCATGTTTGAATCCCTCCTGAAGCTGAGGAACAAATCTAGCATGAGGAGGGGATGCTTACCTCTacagcctcttccagtgcagACCAAGTAGCCTGGGGCTACTGCTTTAAACCTGGTGTGGGAGAAAACTGGTTCAACTGCCTTGATTTGATGAAGCAATTCACAAGCACATTCTGCTGACACATCATTATTATTAGCACTAAATATTACATGGGAACCATGGGAAGCTGCTTTGCAAACCATACCTCCGTAGATCTTTCTGTTCTTCCCACTGCTTCTGCTTCAACAGCTTCTTCCTTTGCCTCTTGGACATGGACTCAAGGCATTCTTCCTTGCCTGAGCCTGCCTCCAGTCTCTCTACTGGATTGTCATTTGACTTCACCTTTCCTTCCACATCAGGAACTTCAGGGAATGGGGTATTTTCCATTGGCACCTCTGGACTGTCTGTGGGTGACCCAGATGACATTAGCTTTTGGCTGGGTTTTCTGACTTGTTTGTCAGCACATGCCGgatatttcattaaaaacaattcttctGCTCACCAATTCTCTACAAAACAAAGGGATATAAGTGTCATTAACAAGATACTCAACTAGAATAAACACCACTCAACACCTACTATAAGCCTGAATAAAGAGAagatcttttttgtttgtttaaagcCTCTGCAAATAATAACATGGAACATTCTAAAAAGATTATAACCTATATCCTGAGAGTCTAAAATTCTGCCTGCTAGATCTGCAGGTAGTGAATAGCTTCTGATCAAAAACTTTGCAAAAGAACACCAGCATAAATTTAGGGAATCATACTGAATCAAATGTAATAGAACAAAAAGCATTAGCAGGGTGtgtacacaaacacaaaaaattaagGACGTGTCTTACAATATAACTACAGCAGCATATTAGAGAAGTATGTAAGACAGAAGTATGTAATTTTAAAGGGACTAAAGccatttggggggaaaaaaagtgtgaaCGAGCTGTACTcctgcaaaattaatttttatttctcccgAAAACAGAAGGCATTGGACAGTAACAGACACCGGCCACTGTCAGAAGACAAATACAAGTAAAAGGATGAACAAATGTAATTCAGCAAAACACTCTCGGTTCAAACCAACTACAATTATAACTACTCCTTTCTCATGGTTAGCACGATTTTTCCGCACTAGGAGCTCCTGTGTGCTCGACACCCACACAATTCCCCAAGGACAACTTCACCGGAGAACGCTACATCTCCACCAGGCAGGAAACAGCAACCCCCTGCTTCCTGCAGCGGCAGCAGAGACAGGAAACACACAGCGCAGCAGAACCCAGAGGAGCTTTTGCTGGCacatccccatttccctgtgtgAGGGCGTTCGCACACCGAGCCCCGCACACCTGCGCACACCTGCGTGCTTGCATAcaggagcacaaacacacacacacatacacatacatacatacacacacacacacgcgcaAGCACACGTGTATCTACACACGGACACGCCATACGCCCCTCATGACTGCAGAGGGCAGGCCGCAGGCCCGCGGAGGGCCGTGTCCCAccccggcggcggggccgggccgggccgggccgggcgcggtGCGAGCCCCGCTGAGGGCCCCTGGGGGCCGCCATGTTCCCCCCCGCCCCCGAGGGGCCGCAACGTACCCGCGAGCCGCCCCGCGCGCGCCCGGCGTGGGAAGGGGCGGAGCCGCGCATGCGCAGGCGCGCGCGAGAGGGAAGCAGAGCGGCGTCCGCGTGAGGCCGCCGGGCAGGGCGCCCCCAGCGGCGGGCGGTGTCAGGGCGCGCGCCACCTCCCTCACACCCCCAGCCGTGGCTTTGGGGGCTCCGTGGGGATAAAGGGCAGCgaaaaggaagacaaaagctTATTTTTATCTGATGGTTTGAGTTCAGGCAGGGGCCAGCGAAGTATTTTTGGCTGATGGCATTCCTCCGGGCAGATCTGTAGCTGCAGAGGTCCCCGACATTGCCGCGCTCCCTCCGCCCCCGCGGGAGAGGGCCGCGCCTTCGCGCTTCCTATTTTTAAAGGCCGCCGACAATTAGGTTTTTTAACTCCGGTGTCAATGCTCAGCGAAGGCAGCGTTCTTTCACTGCCAGATAACTTTACGAAAGAATGCTGCCCTGTTACAGGAGTCGGTTTTGGAGACTGGGATGATATTCTATGGGAACAATGTATTTTGGGCAGCCTGAGTATGTAGATGTCTGTTTGCCCCCGGTTAACGAGGCACACAAAGTTAGCAAACACACGAGCGTGCGCTGCCATAATCCCCTTTCCGTGTGCATCAGTGTTTAGCTCAGGTTTCATGGGTGCCACATGTACACACTCGGACAGTTTTAGTGCTGGTTTCAGGTTCGCCACAGCTGTGTTGCGCTCACAAAACTGCGTTGTGTCGCTATAGTGAGACACTGACCTTTCAACTGCTGCTGGAATTTAATATTTGCTGTAGTATTTGATCTAATTTGTGATTCCTGTTCAGtgcattactttaaaaatagctAGATTTGCATTTGCTGGGGTCTATTTAAAACCTCACTCACGTTACTATTAATACCTAGCTTGACACGCCAGCATCATAAAAGCCCAAATGCTCCAGTCTCCCTGTGGAGAAtcctttggtgttttttggtcACTGAAAGGGAGCAGATGAGTTACCAATAgaagccttttttttaaaaaaagcaaaagacatCTGACAAAGTCATGTAATACTCAGATGTGCTTTTTCCTAGAATGAAGAAGCTGCTTACGTAGTTTGTTTTTCTCATAGTGCCCTCTGCAAAGCGTCAGTATTGCTCGTCCAGCCCCCTGTGTCCTCAGACAACAACAGAGCATCATGCAATGTTTTCCAAAGTCTGCCAAGTGGtgaaaaagtgaaatgaaaaactgAGCAGTTGCAAATATTGGGAAAGAGCTGTCTGTctaaatttcattatttttataggGCCTTAACGTGACCTTTTCAAGATGCTGATCCCGATGGTGAGTCACCCTCTCTCCCAGCAACAGAAAGAACTAAATATTCCAGAGCTTAGAGCTGCAGCTCAAGAGGCAGActatggagaagaaaaaagatactCAGGGGAGGCTCAGGTGTGGGCAATGTCATTGCTCCCTGTGGGCTGGGCCTGACTGCAGCACTCCTGAGGAAGGCTCAGGGTGCAAACTGGCTTTGGCCAGTGGCTTGGGTGGGTATCTCTGACCCCCTGTCCCCTGCGGCAGAAACAGGGGGTCTTATTCACCCAAAGCCTGCGAGCTGGGggctcacaggcagcagctgaaaggTAAGGATGCACTGGGGTACTTTGGTGCTCACACCTGAAGGTTTGAGTTGAAAAGCAAGATCTTTGTGCTGTTGCTTCAGAagagaaggcagaaagaaacattttgttgACTCAGAACATGGGAGGAAATCTCATTAGTTTTATTAGGCTGTATAAAGATATGAGCCCTATAGTTTGGACTCTGGAAAATGTGCAGCAGTAGGAATACTTTGACCCCAGTCTGTATGCCAGCATGGCCTGAGGCATCCATGAGGGGCTGAGCCCACAGCCTGTACGTGGAGTGGACTTTGGTGGGCACAGCGCCGTTTGCACGGGTGTAATCTGCCTGAAAGGAAGTCACTGCTGATTAACTCTGGCCATAACTGGGGTGAGGCTCAGGCCTCCTGTTTCTAAGATGTCTGAAGAGCACCCCAGCTCT belongs to Zonotrichia leucophrys gambelii isolate GWCS_2022_RI chromosome 4, RI_Zleu_2.0, whole genome shotgun sequence and includes:
- the TRMT10A gene encoding tRNA methyltransferase 10 homolog A; translated protein: MKYPACADKQVRKPSQKLMSSGSPTDSPEVPMENTPFPEVPDVEGKVKSNDNPVERLEAGSGKEECLESMSKRQRKKLLKQKQWEEQKDLRRQKRKEKRQKRKLERQSKLDSSSEGNGRKCMRREVVPSTLRLIVDCSFDDLMVLKDVKKLHKQIQRCYAENRKAFHPVQFYLTSHGGQLKTNMNENDKGWVNWKDIQIRTEHYSELIKKEDLVYLTSDSPDVLSELDEKKAYVIGGLVDHNHHKGITYRKAIEQGIGHAQLPLGNFVKMNSRKVLAVNHVFEIILAYLEKRDWKEAFFSVLPQRKGAVPLGEANDSSKHALSGKEDEDNDSDSS